From a region of the Rhipicephalus microplus isolate Deutch F79 chromosome X, USDA_Rmic, whole genome shotgun sequence genome:
- the LOC142775296 gene encoding nuclear pore complex protein Nup107-like produces MADIATPGANRPLRGTGNVSANFEAADMTAFNASLMLVTEHPTAVATAGIYTDFMEAYNAHTSSKDVVTLVEKYASLCDSYLTKVMKVTESAVSRKTERAWVEAMACQTLLTEERNTWKLTGALLRDHLKADEFMEERGHNTMFVDGSRGGSDREIVEALKARDSFTRQAQLVVDWLESCAAHERGMGDDDDRLQYFAGGSSTWKNALHHVQSQNNIGCASSSHVTGMNADAPSRQWLPMHKFHLFHSLFFHLRAGQLQRAKELAAKNGYRWLAAALEGCRPCHHPNNASTIGADFKQPTEGNFYRDFWMRACWRAASSPECSRYKRAVYGALKGNLQAMLLACTTWEDQLWARMRGVVDVCLEHELRTAKQQDRSLGPLPPGYPSDRGTFEAISRGVVLGDAESLVEEIHDRVSGQAIEPPLLTMRFLAHMALLLRQVGRETGTEAFSALLLNYIRMLIDDGHVSLVDTYAATLKATDPVAKYTQLEQPPY; encoded by the exons ATGGCAGACATCGCTACGCCCGGTGCCAACAGGCCTTTGCGTGGCACCGGCAATGTAAGTGCCAACTTCGAAGCCGCCGACATGACTGCCTTTAATGCGTCCTTAATGCTAGTGACCGAACATCCCACAGCCGTCGCTACTGCCGGCATATATACGGACTTTATGGAAGCCTACAATGCTCATACTAGTAGCAAGGACGTCGTCACGCTGGTTGAGAAGTACGCTAGCCTGTGCGACAGTTACTTAACCAAAGTGATGAAAGTGACCGAGAGCGCAGTATCTCGAAAGACCGAGCGGGCGTGGGTGGAAGCCATGGCGTGCCAAACATTGCTCACCGAAGAGCGAAACACTTGGAAGCTCACGGGTGCCCTCCTGCGCGACCATCTCAAGGCGGACGAGTTCATGGAAGAACGCGGCCACAACACCATGTTCGTCGACGGATCTCGCGGAGGTAGCGACAGGGAAATCGTGGAGGCCCTCAAGGCGAGAGACTCGTTCACACGCCAGGCGCAACTAGTGGTCGATTGGTTGGAAAGCTGCGCGGCGCATGAGCGCGGTATGGGCGATGACGACGACAGGCTCCAGTACTTTGCCGGCGGAAGCAGCACCTGGAAAAACGCGCTGCACCATGTGCAGTCCCAAAATAACATCGGCTGTGCATCGTCATCTCACGTGACTGGAATGAACGCGGACGCTCCCTCGAGGCAGTGGCTACCAATGCACAAATTCCACCTCTTCCATAGCTTATTCTTTCACCTGCGAGCAGGCCAACTGCAGAGGGCCAAAGAGCTGGCTGCCAAAAATGGTTATCGTTGGCTAGCCGCCGCGCTCGAAGGATGTAGGCCATGCCACCACCCGAACAACGCCAGCACCATTGGCGCCGACTTCAAGCAACCCACCGAAGGCAACTTCTACCGGGACTTCTGGATGCGCGCCTgctggcgagcggcgtcgagtcCCGAATGTTCACGTTACAAGCGCGCTGTGTATGGTGCTCTGAAAGGCAACCTACAAGCAATGCTGCTCGCGTGTACCACATGGGAGGATCAGCTATGGGCTCGCATGCGCGGTGTTGTGGATGTGTGCCTAGAGCATGAGCTCCGCACTGCCAAACAGCAAGATAGAAGCCTCGGACCACTACCGCCTGGCTACCCCAGTGACCGTGGAACCTTTGAAGCCatttcc CGAGGTGTAGTGCTGGGCGATGCTGAATCTTTGGTAGAAGAAATACACGACAGGGTAAGCGGTCAGGCGATTGAGCCACCGCTTCTAACCATGCGGTTTCTGGCTCACATGGCACTGTTGCTGCGACAAGTTGGCCGTGAGACCGGCACTGAGGCGTTCAGCGCTCTTCTTCTCAACTACATACGCATGCTCATCGACGACGGCCATGTCTCCTTGGTGGACACGTACGCAGCCACTCTAAAAGCAACCGACCCTGTCGCCAAGTACACGCAGCTTGAGCAGCCTCCATACTAG
- the LOC142775295 gene encoding nuclear pore complex protein Nup107-like — translation MADFTTPGGRTPLRGTGNVSANLEAADMTTLSAPIVLATENPAAVVTAGIYTDFMIAYNAHTSREDVVTLVEKYASLCDTYLAEVMKATESLVSHKALPAWIEAIACQTLLTEERDTWKLTGALLRDRLKADEFMKERGNRTMFVDGSREGSDRKIVEALMARDSFTRQAQLVVDWLESCAAHQRGMGDDNDKLQYFAGGSCAWTKPLHHVQSHNNIGSASSSHVTELDAGVPSRQWVPMHEFHLFSSVFFHLRAGQLQRAKELAAVNGHRWLAAALEGCRPCHNLHNASTIGAGFKQPAQGSFYRDLWMRACWRAASSPGCSRYKRAVYGALSGNLQAMLPACTTWEDKLWARMRAVLDVCVEQELRTAKQQDRSHGPLPPGYPSDRGTFEAVFRDLREPVGARGKRHQEIAHIVQRGLVLGDADDLIEEIHYWVIRQVVKTPLLTIRFLAHMALLLRQVGAETSTEAFSELLRIYIHMLIDEGHVSLVGTYAAALKPTDPLGKYKQHARPPN, via the coding sequence ATGGCAGACTTCACTACGCCTGGTGGCCGCACGCCTTTGCGTGGCACCGGTAATGTAAGTGCTAACTTAGAAGCCGCCGACATGACCACCCTTAGCGCGCCCATAGTGCTAGCGACCGAAAATCCCGCAGCCGTCGTTACTGCCGGCATATATACGGACTTTATGATAGCCTACAATGCTCATACTAGTAGGGAGGACGTCGTAACGCTTGTTGAGAAGTATGCTAGCCTTTGCGACACTTACTTAGCCGAAGTGATGAAAGCGACCGAGAGCCTAGTCTCTCACAAGGCCTTACCGGCGTGGATAGAGGCCATCGCGTGCCAAACATTGCTCACCGAAGAGCGAGACACTTGGAAGCTCACGGGTGCCCTCCTGCGCGACCGCCTCAAGGCGGACGAGTTCATGAAAGAACGCGGCAACAGAACCATGTTCGTCGACGGATCTCGCGAAGGTAGCGACAGGAAAATTGTGGAGGCCCTCATGGCGAGGGACTCCTTCACACGCCAGGCGCAACTAGTGGTCGACTGGTTGGAAAGCTGCGCGGCGCATCAGCGCGGTATGGGCGATGACAACGACAAGCTCCAGTACTTTGCCGGCGGAAGCTGCGCCTGGACAAAACCACTGCACCATGTGCAGTCCCACAATAACATCGGTAGCGCATCGTCGTCTCACGTGACTGAACTGGACGCGGGCGTGCCTTCGAGGCAGTGGGTACCGATGCACGAATTCCATCTCTTTAGCAGCGTATTCTTCCACCTGCGAGCAGGCCAACTGCAGAGGGCCAAAGAGCTGGCTGCCGTAAACGGTCATCGTTGGCTAGCCGCCGCGCTCGAAGGATGCAGGCCATGCCATAACCTGCACAACGCCAGCACCATTGGTGCCGGCTTCAAGCAACCCGCCCAAGGCAGCTTCTACCGGGATTTATGGATGCGAGCCTGCTGGAGAGCGGCGTCGAGTCCCGGGTGTTCACGTTACAAGCGCGCTGTGTATGGTGCTCTGAGTGGCAACCTACAAGCAATGCTGCCCGCGTGTACCACATGGGAGGATAAGCTATGGGCTCGCATGCGCGCTGTTTTGGATGTGTGCGTAGAGCAGGAGCTCCGCACTGCCAAGCAGCAAGATAGAAGCCACGGGCCACTACCGCCCGGCTACCCCAGTGACCGTGGAACCTTTGAAGCCGTTTTCCGAGACCTGCGGGAGCCTGTGGGCGCGAGGGGCAAGCGACACCAAGAGATCGCACACATCGTGCAGCGAGGTCTAGTGCTTGGCGATGCTGATGATTTGATAGAAGAAATACATTACTGGGTAATTCGTCAGGTGGTTAAAACGCCGCTTCTGACCATTCGGTTTCTGGCTCACATGGCCCTGTTGCTGCGACAAGTTGGCGCCGAGACCAGCACTGAGGCGTTCAGTGAACTTCTTCGCATCTACATACACATGCTCATCGACGAAGGCCATGTCTCCTTGGTGGGCACGTACGCAGCCGCTTTAAAACCAACCGACCCTCTCGGCAAGTACAAGCAGCATGCACGGCCTCCAAACTAG